A genomic window from Gossypium hirsutum isolate 1008001.06 chromosome D12, Gossypium_hirsutum_v2.1, whole genome shotgun sequence includes:
- the LOC107930831 gene encoding uncharacterized protein, with protein MGFSCLVLVFVVQQLFGQSSAYLLIHGEPTNYVSAVGDPGMTNPNVRVALEAWNFCNEVGFEVPNVGSPRWADCTDLYCSSDFVYLGGGLVNNGSQCRVLHKVNETDNRLGAGDKFPIMGFESYADPDLFAKEKELYLGSLCEVQESPNPWQFWMIMVKNGNFDKNTTLCPENGQKVSKIVTDRNFPCFGEGCMNQPVVYHKYSMLGGNQKVYLTGEFNGTYDLDANLGENVGNNSFFSVSWKKNTSTGSWIFSHRLTTSTKYPWLMLYLRADATEGFNGGYHYNGSGMLKKLPESPNFMVRLTLDIKLGGGPNSQFYLLDIGSCWKNNGEPCDGDVLTDVTRYSEMIINPETTSWCRPDNLVSCPPYHISPTGEIIYRNETDRFPYSAYHLYCSPGNAKYLEKPYDICDPYSNPQSQELVQILPHPEWAVHGYPEKKGDGWIGDRRTWELDVGALSSRLYFYQDPGTKPARRIWSSINIGTEIYVSRTRETAEWSVSDFDVLLPEFTHKADSSSSY; from the exons ATGGGTTTTTCTTGTTTGGTTCTTGTCTTTGTTGTCCAACAATTGTTTGGTCAAAGTTCTGCATATTTGTTGATTCATGGTGAGCCTACCAACTACGTTTCTGCCGTTGGGGACCCAGGAATGACGAACCCAAACGTCAGAGTTGCTTTGGAAGCTTGGAATTTCTGCAACGAAGTTGGCTTTGAAGTTCCTAACGTGGGAAGCCCCCGCTGGGCTGATTGTACTGATCTTTACTGCTCTTCTGACTTCG TTTATCTGGGTGGCGGCCTTGTTAATAATGGCAGTCAGTGCAGAGTACTTCACAAAGTGAATGAAACTGACAACAGGTTAGGAGCTGGTGATAAATTTCCTATAATGGGCTTTGAGTCTTATGCTGACCCTGACCTGTTTGCAAAGGAGAAAGAACTGTATCTCGGTTCTTTATGTGAGGTACAGGAATCCCCAAATCCCTGGCAATTTTGGATGATCATGGTTAAAAATGGGAATTTTGACAAAAACACTACTCTCTGTCCAGAAAATGGACAAAAAGTAAGTAAAATAGTGACAGACAGAAATTTTCCGTGTTTTGGTGAGGGATGTATGAATCAACCAGTTGTTTACCACAAGTACTCAATGCTGGGTGGCAACCAGAAGGTTTATTTAACTGGAGAATTTAATGGAACATATGACCTTGATGCCAACTTGGGTGAAAATGTGGGCAACAACTCCTTCTTTTCAGTCTCATGGAAGAAGAATACTAGCACAGGAAGCTGGATTTTTTCTCACAGGTTGACAACATCAACTAAATATCCCTGGCTAATGTTATATCTACGTGCGGATGCAACGGAAGGATTTAATGGTGGTTATCACTATAATGGAAGTGGCATGTTGAAAAAG TTGCCTGAATCTCCAAATTTCATGGTAAGGCTGACACTTGATATAAAACTTGGAGGAGGACCCAACAGTCAATTTTATCTACTGGACATAGGAAGTTGTTGGAAAAACAATGGAGAACCATGTGATGGCGATGTTCTGACAGATGTGACTCGATACAGTGAGATGATTATTAATCCGGAAACTACAAGCTGGTGCCGCCCTGATAACTTGGTTTCCTGCCCACCTTACCATATTAGTCCCACTGGTGAGATAATATACAGAAATGAGACAGATCGGTTTCCATACTCTGCTTATCATCTATATTGCAGCCCAGGAAATGCTAAATATCTGGAGAAGCCATATGATATATGTGATCCATATAGCAACCCACAATCACAGGAGTTAGTACAAATTCTTCCACATCCTGAATGGGCTGTGCATGGCTATCCTGAAAAAAAAGGAGATGGATGGATTGGGGACAGAAGAACTTGGGAGCTTGATGTGGGTGCTCTCTCAAGCCGTTTATACTTCTATCAG GATCCAGGAACAAAACCCGCAAGGAGGATCTGGTCTTCAATCAACATTGGCACGGAAATATATGTGAGCCGCACAAGAGAGACTGCAGAGTGGagtgtaagtgattttgatgtgCTTCTTCCTGAATTTACACACAAAGCTGATAGCTCCAGTTCCTACTAG
- the LOC107930822 gene encoding alternative NAD(P)H-ubiquinone oxidoreductase C1, chloroplastic/mitochondrial — protein MAFVAYSASITALLPFNRIFSGGMGKKWNRLSPGYSARLRAGPSALSRTSSFSSAAAGKAGGAPPLPQLSEADKTLPIYTWPHKKKPRVCILGGGFGGLYTALRLESLLWPEDKKPQVLLVDQSERFVFKPMLYELLSGEVDEWEIAPRFSELLANTGVEFLQDRVKLLHPFDHWGMNGHKQSSCGGTVLLESGLLIEYDWLVLALGAEAKLDVVPGALEFALPFSTLEDACRVDEKLKTLERTKFGKDSFIRVAVVGCGYSGVELAATISERLQDRGIVQAINVESTICPTAPTGNREAALKVLSSRKVQLLLGYFVRCIQRVSDVEASGDATVIREGKDIAKQNSEKYVLELQPAEKGLESQNLEADLVLWTVGSKPLLPELEPCDKPHELPLNARGQAETDETLRVKGHPRIFALGDSASLRDSTGKLLPATAQVAFQQADFASWNLWAAINHRPLLPFRFQNLGEMMTLGRNDAAISPSFVDGLTLEGPIGHAARKLAYLIRLPTEEHRFKVGLSWFAKSAVDSVALLQSTLTKVLSGT, from the exons ATGGCGTTCGTTGCTTATTCTGCTTCAATTACTGCACTCCTGCCTTTCAACA gAATTTTTAGCGGGGGAATGGGTAAGAAATGGAATCGATTATCTCCTGGTTATTCCGCGAGGTTGAGGGCTGGACCCTCCGCTTTATCCAGAACATCCAGTTTTTCTTCGGCCGCGGCAGGAAAGGCTGGCGGAGCTCCGCCGCTACCACAATTATCTGAAGCTGATAAAACGCTTCCTATTTACACATGGCCTCATAAAAAG AAGCCAAGGGTGTGCATTTTAGGTGGTGGATTTGGTGGTTTATATACTGCTTTAAGGCTAGAATCGCTTTTATGGCCTGAGGACAAGAAACCTCAG GTGCTTCTAGTTGATCAGTCTGAACGATTTGTTTTCAAACCCATGTTGTATGAGCTTCTATCTGGAG AAGTGGATGAGTGGGAAATTGCACCTCGCTTTTCAGAGTTACTTGCAAACACTGGTGTTGAGTTTCTCCAGGACAGGGTAAAACTATTACATCCATTTGATCATTGGGGAATGAATGGCCATAAACAGTCAAGTTGCGGTGGCACTGTGCTGCTTGAAAGTGGCCTTCTCATTGAGTATGACTG GTTGGTTCTTGCTTTGGGAGCTGAAGCTAAACTTGATGTTGTACCGGGTGCTTTAGAGTTTGCATTACCATTCTCTACCCTAGAGGATGCATGT AGGGTTGATGAGAAGTTAAAAACACTGGAGCGAACTAAGTTTGGTAAAGATTCTTTTATCCGTGTGGCTGTAGTTGGTTGTGGTTATTCTGGAGTGGAATTAGCTGCCACTATCTCAGAGAGACTACAAGATAGAGGAATAGTACAAGCTATTAATGTCGAAAGCACAATCTGTCCAACTGCCCCTACTGGGAATAGGGAAGCAGCCTTAAAA GTTCTTTCATCTAGGAAAGTTCAACTTCTCCTGGGTTATTTCGTTCGTTGCATACAGAGGGTCAGCGACGTGGAAGCTTCAGGTGATGCTACTGTGATAAGAGAAGGCAAGGACATTGCGAAGCAAAACTCTGAGAAATATGTTTTGGAGCTGCAACCTGCTGAAAAGGGATTAGAAAGTCAAAATCTAGAAGCAGACTTGGTGTTATGGACGGTTGGGTCCAAACCACTTCTTCCTGAACTTGAACCCTGTGACAAACCCCATGAACTTCCACTGAATGCAAGAGGACAAGCAGAAACAGATGAAACTCTTCGTGTTAAGGGCCATCCCCGCATATTTGCACTTGGTGACTCGGCTTCTCTAAGGGACTCAACTGGAAAGCTTCTGCCAGCCACAGCTCAG GTTGCTTTTCAGCAAGCAGACTTTGCTAGCTGGAATCTATGGGCAGCCATTAATCACCGTCCATTGTTGCCATTTAG ATTCCAGAATCTTGGAGAGATGATGACCCTGGGTAGAAACGATGCAGCTATTTCACCAAGTTTCGTTGATGGTCTCACCTTAGAGGGTCCTATTGGTCATGCTG CAAGGAAATTAGCATACTTGATCAGATTACCTACAGAGGAGCACCGGTTTAAGGTGGGACTTAGTTGGTTTGCTAAGTCGGCAGTAGATTCAGTTGCTTTGCTGCAGAGCACTCTAACAAAGGTCCTTTCAGGCACATAA
- the LOC107930813 gene encoding chloride channel protein CLC-c produces the protein MQKLDSSMMDFEERLEIDDFESEVMERIYSKPLLIKRVNTTSQIAIVGANVCPVESLDYEVPENELVNEDWRSRRTVQIFQYILLKWAFALIIGLSTGLVGIFNNIAVENIAGFKLLLTTELMLKHKYYKAFAAYAGCNLGLATSAAALCAFIAPAAAGSGIPEVKAYLNGVDAYSILAPSTLFVKIFGSIFGVAAGFVVGKEGPMVHTGSCIASLIGQGGSRKYHLTWRWLRYFKNDRDRRDLITCGAAAGVAAAFRAPVGGVLFALEEAASWWRSALLWRTFFTTAVVAIVLRGFIQLCSTGTCGLFGQGGLIMYDISAAKVVYSTPDILAVILLGVIGGILGSLYNYLVDKVLRTYSIINERGAAVKILLVIMISLLTSICSYGLPWLATCIPCPADASTSCPNTDVSGNYKSFQCPPGHYNDLASLFLNTNDDAIRNLLSTNTVKEFHISSLFIFFVAVYCLGIITYGIAIPSGLFIPVILAGSCYGRLVGRLFEPISELDVGLFSLLGAASFLGGTMRMTVSLCVILLELTNDLLMLPLVMLVLLISKTMGDMFNKGVYDQIVKLKGLPYMEAHPEPYMKHLIARDVVTGPLITFSGVEKVGNILHALKNTGHNGFPVIDEPPFSDAPELCGLVLRSKLLVLLKGKAFSKDMVLAGNKVLSKISELDFAKAGSGKGLKLEDLDIQEEEWDMYVDLHPIANTSPYTVVETMSLAKAAVLFRELGLRHMCVVPKSQGRPPIVGILTRHDFQPEHILGLYPHIRFQQ, from the exons ATGCAGAAGCTTGATAGTAGTATGATGGACTTTGAAGAGAGACtagagattgatgattttgaaagcgAAGTTATGGAGAGGATTTACAGTAAACCTCTTTTGATTAAGAGAGTGAACACCACATCCCAGATCGCTATTGTGGGTGCTAATGTTTGCCCCGTTGAGAGCCTTGATTATGA GGTTCCAGAAAATGAATTAGTGAATGAGGATTGGCGGTCAAGGAGGACAGTTCAAATATTTCAGTATATTCTGCTTAAGTGGGCCTTTGCACTTATTATAGGGCTAAGCACTGGCTTAGTTGGCATCTTTAACAATATAGCAGTTGAGAATATTGCTGGATTCAAGCTGCTGCTCACCACAGAACTCATGCTGAAGCACAA ATATTACAAGGCTTTTGCAGCATATGCTGGCTGTAATTTAGGTCTGGCAACATCAGCTGCAGCTCTTTGTGCTTTTATTGCTCCAGCAGCGGCGGGTTCTGGTATTCCCGAAGTGAAAGCGTACCTGAACGGTGTGGATGCTTATTCCATATTGGCTCCAAGTACTCTGTTTGTAAAG ATTTTTGGTTCAATTTTTGGGGTGGCTGCTGGATTTGTTGTTGGCAAAGAAGGGCCTATGGTTCACACAGGTTCTTGCATAGCTTCTTTGATTGGGCAAGGAGGTTCCCGTAAATACCATTTGACTTGGAGATGGCTTAGATATTTCAAAAATGATCGTGACAGGAGAGACTTAATAACCTGTGGAGCTGCTGCTGGTGTGGCTGCTGCCTTTCGTGCTCCTGTTGGTGGTGTCCTCTTTGCTCTTGAAGAGGCAGCTTCATG GTGGAGGAGTGCTCTTCTTTGGAGAACCTTTTTCACAACAGCTGTAGTTGCTATAGTTTTGAGAGGTTTCATACAATTGTGCTCTACTGGAACTTGTGGGTTGTTTGGGCAAGGAGGACTGATTATGTATGATATCAGTGCTGCCAAAGTTGTATATAGCACTCCAGATATACTGGCTGTGATACTTCTAGGGGTCATTGGAGGAATCCTTGGAAGCCTATATAACTATCTTGTGGATAAGGTCCTTCGCACCTACAGCATCATCAATGA AAGAGGAGCTGCTGTTAAGATCTTACTTGTTATTATGATCTCCCTGTTAACATCAATCTGTTCTTACGGCTTGCCGTGGTTGGCTACATGCATCCCCTGCCCCGCCGATGCATCTACAAGTTGCCCCAACACTGATGTATCTGGCAACTACAAGAGCTTCCAGTGTCCACCTGGTCATTACAATGACCTGGCTTCACTGTTTCTAAACACTAATGATGATGCTATTCGCAACCTATTGAGTACCAATACAGTGAAAGAATTTCATATCTCCTCTCTTTTTATCTTCTTTGTTGCTGTTTACTGCCTTGGCATTATCACTTATGGCATAGCTATCCCCTCTGGGCTCTTCATCCCTGTCATATTGGCTGGATCTTGCTATGGCCGCCTTGTTGGTAGACTATTTGAACCAATCTCTGAACTTGATGTTGGACTCTTTTCTCTCCTTGGTGCAGCTTCATTTCTTGGTGGCACTATGAGAATGACAGTTTCCCTATGTGTTATACTGCTTGAGCTCACTAATGATTTATTGATGCTTCCCCTTGTAATGTTGGTTCTCCTTATCTCAAAAACCATGGGTGATATGTTCAACAAGGGTGTGTACGACCAAATAGTAAAACTAAAAGGATTGCCGTACATGGAGGCTCATCCAGAACCTTACATGAAACATTTAATAGCTCGGGATGTTGTTACTGGTCCTTTGATCACCTTTTCTGGTGTTGAAAAGGTGGGAAACATTCTACATGCATTGAAAAATACAGGACATAATGGGTTCCCTGTGATTGATGAACCACCATTTTCAGATGCACCTGAATTGTGCGGCCTTGTTCTAAGATCTAAGTTGCTTGTTTTGCTTAAGggaaaggctttttcaaaggacATGGTACTTGCGGGCAACAAGGTTTTAAGTAAAATTTCTGAACTAGACTTTGCCAAGGCTGGGTCAGGAAAGGGACTCAAACTAGAGGACCTAGACATTCAAGAGGAGGAGTGGGACATGTATGTTGATCTCCATCCTATTGCCAATACATCACCATACACCGTTGTTGAGACCATGTCACTCGCCAAAGCTGCAGTTCTCTTCCGTGAACTTGGTCTTCGCCACATGTGTGTTGTACCAAAGAGTCAGGGG AGACCTCCAATTGTCGGAATCTTGACAAGGCATGACTTCCAGCCAGAGCATATTCTGGGACTGTACCCTCACATCAGGTTCCAACAGTGA